The Dehalobacter sp. genomic sequence CTATGTGGCACTAAACACGATGGCAAAAGAAGCAATAGGCCTTCAGAACTCTGAAAGCCTGCCGGTGAATTCTGTAAAAGAAGAGATTTTTTATCCACCTGTAGCCGGAGCTGTCAAGGTAGCGTTTGAGAGCAAAAATGAGGATGGGACGATCAGCAGCGGCATTGAAATTGAAAGTGCGCTGGGGACTGCTGTGCTCTGCCCCCAGGAAGGAGTTGTACTCGAAGTCAGTGAAAATGAAAAATTCGGAAAAGTGATACGGATCAACTTTGGCAATGGCTGGGAGGGCCTTTTGGGGAATTTTGGCGATATTAATGTTGAACGGGGTGAACCTGTTTCGATGGGAAAAAAATTGGGGACAGTCGGAGTCAGCTCAGCACGGGAAAAACCCTGGCTCTACCTAGAACTGCAAAAAGACGGTCAGCCGGTCGACCCCTTGACATACCTAATTCAGAACTAGTATATAAATTCAAAAATTCCGATTGTACTTAGTACTTTTAATCGATCTGCCAGGGATGGGGAGAAAGAGGGAGATGAAGATGAAAGTTAAGGTTCACCCGACCTTTATCATCCTATTAATCCTATGTATGCTTGCCGGTCAGGTTGTCAGGGCACTTCTAGTCTTTGGCCTGGTTATTGTTCATGAAGCCTGTCATATACTTGCTGCAAGAGGTTACGGGATCAGGTGTAGGAGTATCGAGCTCTATCCCTATGGGGGGACGGCCGTTCTTGACGACAGCTTTGAAGGGAAAAAGAAGGAGGAGACAATCATTGCCTTTGCTGGTCCAGCCGTCAATATCGTGTTATTCTTCTTCATTCAGATTCTTCGCGAAAACGGCATTTTGAACGGAGCATGGGCACTGGAATTTGCCAAAACAAATTTCTGGCTGGCAGCCTTTAACCTGCTTCCTGTTCTGCCGCTTGACGGCGGCAGAATGGTCCGTGGCCTGCTGGCGGGGTCTTTTGGCTTTGTCCCGACCACCCGGCTCCTGGCGGCAGCCGGTAAATGCCTTGGGGGTGTTTTTATTTTCGCTGGTTTCCTGATGCAGGGAATGGGCTTCTATATTTATGAACCGGTTCTTTTTATTGTTCTTGGCATCTTTTTCTGGATTGGCAGCGGCAAAGAGCTGGACAATGCCAGAATTGTTTTTTTAAAGCAGCTCTGCCGCAAGAAAGAGCGTCTTTTGGCGCAGGGGTTGATGCCCGGAAGGAGTCTCGCGGTAAGTAGGGACACTGCGCTTAAACAGATTATTGATAAGTTTTCTGCTGATCATTTCAGTCTCGTCAGTGTAATGGGTAAAGACGGTAAGATCGAAGGAACGCTAAGTGAGACTGAAGTTATTCAGGGCATGATGGACTTTGGACTCAATTGCATGGTCGGAAGATTAAAGGAATAAAAAAGATCATATAGAATGGAATACTGTGGTAATGATTCAAAAGCATGTAAATATCATGCACCGGTAAATATGGAGGAGCATTCAGACCGGGAAGCTCATTCGGTATTCCCTGATTAATGTGCTAAAACTTCCTGGGTCAGCACCCTGAAGGATCATAGCTTGGGACTTCTCAAAAAGGTGTTTGTGGACATCTTCTCTGTCACCCAGAAAGCGAATCATCTTTTTCAGACCAGGATCGCTGGTCATTGTCAAATGTGTGTCATAAAGCATTTTTGCGCGGATCTCAGCTTCAGCATCGGCCTGCAGCATCGCAGCAGGATCAAGGCTTTGATCGACATAG encodes the following:
- a CDS encoding peptidoglycan DD-metalloendopeptidase family protein yields the protein MDPFERWDDWEFEKAAREIGRGYRDDQEYVRSNWKDRRTYFNEKTSGGLLAGWNGSQKRVLLSAFLFLTIVFSASGEDLVSKGVYAVYQGGMSSGNIYVALNTMAKEAIGLQNSESLPVNSVKEEIFYPPVAGAVKVAFESKNEDGTISSGIEIESALGTAVLCPQEGVVLEVSENEKFGKVIRINFGNGWEGLLGNFGDINVERGEPVSMGKKLGTVGVSSAREKPWLYLELQKDGQPVDPLTYLIQN
- a CDS encoding M50 family metallopeptidase; protein product: MKMKVKVHPTFIILLILCMLAGQVVRALLVFGLVIVHEACHILAARGYGIRCRSIELYPYGGTAVLDDSFEGKKKEETIIAFAGPAVNIVLFFFIQILRENGILNGAWALEFAKTNFWLAAFNLLPVLPLDGGRMVRGLLAGSFGFVPTTRLLAAAGKCLGGVFIFAGFLMQGMGFYIYEPVLFIVLGIFFWIGSGKELDNARIVFLKQLCRKKERLLAQGLMPGRSLAVSRDTALKQIIDKFSADHFSLVSVMGKDGKIEGTLSETEVIQGMMDFGLNCMVGRLKE